From the Sulfuriferula nivalis genome, the window TGCGCGCTGCAGCCTGGAAATCGAGATAAGTAAACGCATAGGCTTCACGAGTACCTGGCCGTATGCCATAGTGCTTCAGTAAATACTCGCCTACCAAGTGCGGAGGTTGTCCCAGTGCACTGCCGATACCAATATTGACATTAGGTTCGCGGAAATAAATAGGGAGTAATTGTGCATGACAATCAGTCATGTGCATTAATGAGACATTGCCAAAAGTGGGGATGTCATAAAAATCGCTGGGTGCATTACCAGCCAAAGCCTGTTTACTGTCGATAGCCATGCCAGAAGCAGCTGCAACGGCGAGTAGTTGTAAAAATTCACGGCGATTCATCATGCTTAATTACTCCAAATTATAGAGAGCTGTTATGTTTGGGCCTTCAGTCAATTTTTATTACTATGCATGATTGAGCAAAGGTACTATTTTGCTGATTTTAGACGTTTGTCGAAATATGTAAATGGTATGAATAACCTACTTTCGACGGGTATAAAAAACGGCGAGGGGTTGCCTCGCCGAGTTTTGTTGCTGACCTGCTTGTGGCAGGTTATTTACGGAATACTGATGCTTTCATCGGTAAGCCATTGCTGATGTAGGAATGGAAATATTCCAGATTGTTATATTCTTCACTGCCTTCTTTAAAAGGTGTTGCTCGAACTAATTTATTGCAACCAACATAACGCATTTGCAAGGTGACTAAATTATCACCACCACGAAATACTGGCCAGTGTGTCGCTTGACCTACTACTGGGGAAAGTAATTCGGAGCGGAGACGACTGCCTGCGCTATAAACGTGGCAGCTTGCGCATGAGAAGCCCAGTTGGCCATGACGAGTATAAAACTCGGATTTACCCGCCTCGTATGCCGCTTCTGCTTTGGGTCCCTTGACTTTGATGTTCATTTTCATGCCGTCAGATAAAGTGCGCGCATAAGCTGTCAGTCTGCCTATGGTGGTCGCATCACTCAGGTTGAATGGTTCTTCGCCATTGCTAACGCGGCATTCATTGATAGCCATTTCAAAAGTAACAACCTTATTGGCTTTATCATCGAAGTACGGGTAGTTACCCGCTACATTTTTGCCGCCATTTGGAAAGCAGCTGGCATAGGTTTTGCCATTTTTGAATGGCGTTTCCCACATTTTCTGACCTTGGTCAACTACAGTACCAAATGGAGGGAAGTCCATGATGCTGTTGTACTGAGCCATCGAATCTTTATCAAAAGCAAGTGCGCCATAGACATATTGATCTAATTTGATGTCTGGATATTTTTGAGTGAAATACTTAACAAGATTCTTTTTGTCTTGTTCTGGGGTTGCATTTGCAGCGACTGCGCCCAACGTCAGGGTGGTTGCAACTAATGCTAGCAGCGTTTTCTTCATGCTGTCCTCCTTGGAATGTGGGGTGTGTCGCAAGTTACTCGACACACCTGATTTTAATTAGCGCCCGGTTTAAGCGCTAAGGCTATTTAGCGTCCAGGTATTAGCTAACGGTTGCGTCAGCAGTATTAGACTCACCTGTGTTGTCTTTCCAAGTGACAGTAACCTTGTCTCCAGCCTTAGCACCTTTAACTTTAATACCCAAGTATGGATTTTTGGAAATGGCGCCACTCCATTCAGCTTCCATAACGGTTTTGCCGTTAAGCGTTGCGGTTACTTCTGAAATGAAATGCGCTGGAATCAACTGACCTGTTTTAGGATCTTTACGTTGACCAGTTTCCATAGGGTGGTTCATTAATACTTTAATATCAGCTGTATCACCGGTCACGGTGGCACGGATTTTCATTGGTTCTGCCATGGTAATTCCTTTAAGTGTGAGTAATGTGTTGGGTTAAATACGGCAATTAACCGCCACAACCACCGATGGTTACTTTAACTTCTTTAGCTGCTGTGTAGGATTTTCCACCTGCGGTGACAACCGCACGTATCATTGCAGTCTGACCCATTTTAATACGAACAGAAACGTAAGGCTCAGCCCCATTTTCCAATTTAAAATCGGCAACTAGCGGATTAGGGTTCTTTTCAGCCAAGATAGCAATGTTGGTCGTGCCAGCGATTTTGCTGGTGACTTCTACAGGCACCACAGCACCATTTTCAGCGATTTCAGGCGCCTTGATTGCAATGTCTTTGCTCTCAGTTGGGGAAGTTGCGCCCATGCCTTTCAAGGCGTCAGCAACTGACTTTGCGCTGAACGCTGCGCTGTTATATGCGGCGAATGCGTTACCAGAACCAAATAAACCTGCTGCAATAGCTAATGTGCTAGCCGCGCTAGCGCCTTTTAAAATATTACGACGTAACATATTCATGCATTTCTCCTGTGTGAATTACAGACCGTAAATGAAATCGGTAACTTTGTTGATTTCGTCTTCGGTCAGGATTTTGTTTTTGCCAATCGAAGGCATAACTGTTTGTGGATTCGCATCCATCGCATTCCAGATTTGTGCACGTAATTTTGCTTTGTCTGGATAGCGTGCAGCCATCGCAATTAATGGAGGTCCTATGGTGCCTGCTGATATTGCATCTGTCTGAGTAGGCATAGCATGGCAAGCCAGACAATTACCCAGTGAACGATCATAAGCAATTTGCTTTCCGGTCATTTCAGGCTTGGCGTCATCTGCTGCTGCAGCGATGCTGACTATGCCAAGTGCACCAATTAAACCGACGACTAGTTTTGATAAAGTTGCGTGTGAACGCATGTCATCCTCCTGACTTATGGGTGCTAGCAAACACTAGCGAAATCTTACTTTATGTTCCTGATATCCATACTGGATTACATAAGGATAATGCAAAAAAATATTGAAACCAATAGCTAATGGCGTGTTTTTTTCCCAAAATGCTATTTTGGGTATATTTGTACTAAGCTGCACTGAGCCGAAATATACTATTTTTTCTCCATTTGTATTAATTTGTTCTGTGCGATTAATTGTTTCAGACGCGCATCAGCTATGGCGATTTGATAAAAATCGCCGTCTTTGGTTTTGAGTGCGATTTGTAACTGCTCTATCGCAGCGGTTAGGTTGCCAGATTTTGCATAGAATTCGCCTTGTGCATAATGCCGTAAAAAATCTTTGTTTTGCTGCGCATAGACACGGGCTTGCAACTGATAGAGCTTGGCGTCATCTGGATAAATTCGGATTAGGTCAGTCAATAATTTTACCGCATCATTAGACAAGCCTGCGTTAATCAGTGCGTCCGCATAGCTGTATATCAGTGGACGGTAATTAGGATAGTGCGCACGTGCCTGTTGATATCGCAATAACGCAGTTTTGATGTCGCCCGATTTGAATTTGATGTCCGCACCGAGTGTATCGATAATAGGGCTGTCGAGTTTCATTTGTTTGAGTTGCTGATAGCTGGTTTCAGCGTCGCTAAACTGGCGATTTTGTAATTGAGCAAAGCTCAGGCCATAAAGGACTGGCGCTAAGCTGGTATAGCGCTGATCTTTAATAGCAGCCTGATATTCTGTTACCGCCAAATCGGGGCGAAGATTGAGGACGCGTAATTTGGTTCGTACTAGCTGAAATGTCAGGCTATCTGCAACGGGTTTGTTGCTAAAATTGGCCGCCCGGTTTTGCATGTCTGCAATACGTTCGGTGGTGAGTGGATGGGTTTGCAGGTAGGCGGGTGCATTGTTTTCATACAGGCGGCTATATTTTTGCAGGCGTTCAAAAAAACTTGCCATGGCATGAGGGTCAAACCCCGCTGCGGCCATGGTCTGGATGCCGATGCGGTCGGCTTCACGCTCATTGTCACGGCTAAAATTGAGTTGTTTTTGTATGGTCGCTGCTTGCGTAGCGGCAATGGCGCCACCTGCAACTTGAGGATTTGATTTTGCAGCTAAAATAGCTATCGCTAGTACGGCTAATGATGGCAGAATACCATTGCTTTGGCTTTCTATCATGCGAGCCATGTGGTGTTGTGTGACGTGTGCGATTTCATGGCCTAGTACACCGGCGAGTTCTGACTCATTTTGTGTGGCTTCAATTAATCCAGTGTGTACCCCGATATAACCGCCGGGCAAAGCAAAAGCGTTGAGTGTATTATCTTTCAGCACAAAAAATTGAAATGAGCGTTGAGGTTCTGCACTGGCGGCGACTAAGCGGTCACCTAAATTGTTTAAATAATCAGTTAATTCAGCGTCATCGTAATACTGCGGATCAGCGCGAATTTCACGCATAATCTCGCTACCTACGCGCGCTTCGTCGCTGGCAGAGAAGCTGCTTTGTGAAACATCGCCCAGATCGGGTAATTCGCTGGCGATGACAGATTGGCCGTACAGGCACGTTATTAATATAAGTGTAATTAGTTTCATGCGTGTTTGATATGCGTGATAATTTTGGAGTTCCTTAAACTATGCAAGCTTTTACCCATTTTGACCAGCAGGGCCATGCCCAAATGGTAGATGTCGCTGATAAAGCTGACACCAGACGAATTGCAGTTGCACGTGGTCGTATCGTGATGCAGCCTGCTACTTTGCTTATGATACAACAAGGTTCAGCAAAAAAAGGCGATGTATTGGGGGTGGCGCGGATTGCCGCGATACAGGCCGCTAAACGTACTGCTGATTTAATTCCCTTATGTCACCCGCTGGCGTTGACCAGAGTGAATGTGGAGTTTGCGATAAATCAAGAACTATGTGCGATTGATGCTGAAGTCCGTGTGGAAACAGTAGGTAAAACAGGGGTGGAAATGGAGGCGCTGACTGCGTTGAATGTTGGCTTGCTTACTATTTATGATATGTGCAAAGCAGTGGATAGAGGCATGCGAATGGACGCGATACATCTGCATGAAAAGCTAGGTGGTAAATCTGGTCATTGGCTGGCCGAGTAACATGTTGTTACAGTTTTATTGATTTCAGAAATGTTTAAATAACGTATCGGTTCTAAGATGCAGATGTGGGTGCAAAGTGTTGTGCCCAAGTAGAAAGGTAGCTCATGACTAACTCTAAATTACTTGTCGGTATGCTGTGCATAGTCTGTTCCATGCCTGTATGGGCGGGGATGGGTCGTGCGCGTGATTTCCGGTCAAATGATGTTTATTCGGGGCGGGACAGTCAACAGAACGTGGGACGAGATGATCAACAGCAGCAACCCTCACGTAATGAAGTCACACCTGAACGTAACGAGGGTTTTGGTTATGGTTTTGAGCGTCGTCAGCAGCAGATGGAACAGCGCGGCAATAGTGGGCGACGCGGGAGTAATTAATCTACAACGTATCTGTGTTTATGAATCGGAGAATAAAATGAAAAAGTCGGTGTTAATAACTTTGCTGCTTGGTGCAGTAACTAATGTGGCATGGGCGGATAATCAAACCAGTTTTAATGATCGCGCCCAAGTGATTTCCAGCACGCCTGTTTATCAGCAAGTGAATGATCCACGTCGTGAGTGCTGGACTGAAACAGTCAACGCTAATGATGGCAATAATACAGCCGAGCATGGCTATGGCGGTGCGATTTTGGGTGGTTTGGTTGGTGGTTTGTTAGGTAATACTGTGGGTGGTGGCAATGGACGTACTGCTGCAACAGCGGTGGGTGCGGTAACGGGTGCAATGGTGGGTGATAAAATAGGGAATCAGCCTGTGGATAATCAGCCCCGCCAAGTTGAGCATTGCACCAATCATGATAATTATCATCAGATCATTAGTGGGTACAATGTAGTCTATCGATATCAGGATCGTACGTTCAATGCGGTTATGCCTCAGGATCCAGGCAAATTTGTGAATGTGAATGTCAATATAGGGCTGGCGGATAATCAGTATGATGAGCATCATGAAGGTCATCATCATGATCGGGATGCTAATTACAATAATTAGCATCAGTATGAAATCAAAAAAGCCAGCTCGCGAGCTGGCTTTTTTGATTTACAGGGGAATTAATAATAAGGCTGTATTCGACCACTTCGGTTCATGGCAAATTGTGCAGAATTGACTATACTGGGTTGTATCTCAATGATGGAGGAAATCATCATGAATACCCAATTTCTATCCCAATTAAATCGTATGCCTACCCACGATAGTAACAATCATGTGGTTTCTTGGCATGTATTCCGGTGTTTAAGTGAGGCTGAAGATTACGCCAAAAATGTTATGTTGGCAGGTGGGCAACATGTGGTTGGTGGTATGGATTTTGATAGTGTAGGTTCACTTTGGTGGGTAGGTGTCGCAGTAGAGGACATGGCGCACTGGGGGCATGCTGGCGCTATTAACAAACATGCAGCTTGAGGCTGGTGCGTAAATTTTAGCTGTCGCACTGATAAAGTGCGTGGTGACAGCGCAACTTTAGTGTAATCCAGAAAATTATTTTTAACTATATGATTAATAAATAATTATTTTTTCTGGCATGTGGTTTGCTTAGTGTCTGGTATGAATACTAAGCCAACAACCTCTCAGATTGCCTCAGCCTGCCCATATTGTGGCGTGGGTTGTGGAGTTTTGATTACAGCTGATGGCGGGCACATTACCGGTGTTCGTGGTGATCCTGATCACCCTGCCAACTTTGGGCGGTTATGTACCAAAGGTGCGACGTTGAATATTGCGTCAGACCAACTAGGTGCAGCACGTGCGCTTTACCCTGTATTGCGTACTGACCGCGATGCCGAACGTACACGTACCACTTGGGATGTGGCGCTGAATCATGCAGCAAATAAATTCGCCGACGTTATTCAAACGTATGGTGCGGATGCTGTGGGTATCTACATTTCTGGTCAGCTCTCGACCGAAGATTATTATGTATTCAATAAACTAGCCAAGGGTCTGATAGCGACCAATAACATTGATACCAATTCCCGCTTGTGTATGTCCAGCGCGGTGTCTGGCTATAAGGCTACATTGGGCGCTGATGCACCTCCTGTCTGTTACGAAGATATTGCACACACCCAGTGTTTGTTGATAGCGGGCTCCAATACCGCATTTGCTCACCCTATTATTTATCGCCGCATCGAAGATGCGCGTAAAGCCAATCCTGATTTAAAAGTTATCGTAGTCGATCCGCGGCGCACAGATACCTCGCGTGAAGCCGATTTGCATTTGCCGATTTTGCCCGGCACAGATGTGGCGTTATTTAATGCGATGCTGCATGTTATGTTGTGGGAAGATATGGTTGATCCCGCCTATATCGCTGCGCACACCAATGGTTTTGAAGAATTACGCGCCACAGTGCGAGAATATTCGCCAGAGTCGGTAGCTGCAGTGTGCGGTGTACCTGCTGCTGACATCATCACTGCTGCGCGCTGGTTTGGAAAATCGCCTGCCAGCTTATCCATGTATTGTCAGGGCTTGAATCAATCCAGTCACGGTACCGATAAGAATGCAGCGCTCATCAATTTGCATTTGGCAACAGGACAAATTGGGCGTGAAGGTGCGGGGCCATTCTCTTTGACGGGTCAGCCTAATGCAATGGGTGGACGTGAAGTGGGTGGTATGGCAAATCTGTTATCGGCACACCGCGATATGGCGAATGCTGAACACAGAGCGGAAGTTGCCAAGCTGTGGGGCGTCGATGACGTGCCAGCTACGCCTGGTAAATCCGCTATGGAAATGTTTGAAGCCGCGGCGGCGGGCGAAATTAAAGCCTTGTGGATCATCTGCACTAACCCCGCGCAATCGTTACCGAATCAGGTCATGGTGAGAGCAGCTTTGGAAAAAGCTGAGTTTGTTATCGTGCAAGAGGTCAACGCTTATACGGAAACCGCGGCATATGCCGATTTGTTATTACCTGCGGCAGCTTGGGGTGAAAAAGAATGTACGGTAACCAATTCTGAGCGCCGCATTACCCGTTTGCATGCGGCTATCTCAGCGCCAGGTGAATGTCGCCCTGATTGGGAGATCGCGACAGACTTTGCGCACCGTTTGGGTGCGAAATTGGGTAAATCGACAGCTAATTTATTCCCTTATGCTGACGTTGAGGCAGTGTTTAATGAACACAGAGAGTCCACTCGCGGACGTGATTTAGATATTACAGGCTTGACGTACGCGCTGCTGGATGAACAAGGGCCTCAGCAATGGCCTTTCCCTGAAGGTGCAATAGCGGGCAAGGTACGGTTGTATGTTGATGGTGTTTATCCTACAGAAGATGGGCGCGCCAAGTTTGCCAATGTACGCTATTTGCCCACCGCTGAAGTCATTGACGCACGATACCCGCTGCACTTGAATACTGGTCGCCTGCGCGATCAATGGCATGGTATGAGTCGCACAGGCATGGTAGCTCGATTGTACAGTCACGTTGAATCACCGGTTTTATCTATGCATGGTGATGATATGGCACGGCGCAGCTTGAGTACGGGTGATCTGGTGCGGGTCAAGAGTCGTCGTGGTGAGTTGTTGATTCCAGTAGAAATGAGTGACGACATGCGTATCGGGCAAGTCTACATGCCCATGCACTGGGGCAGTCGTTACATGAGTGGGTTGGGCGTGAATGCGCTCACTATGGATCAGCGTGATCCAATATCTAAACAGCCTGAATTAAAGCATGCCGCCGTGCAAGTGGAAAAAATGGCGTTGCCGTGGCACATGGCAGTCATGCGTCGTGATAACGCCGTGGCACGGATGTTGCGTATACAACCATTGTTGGATCAGTTTGGTTATGCGAGTTGCGGGCTGTATGGGCGGCAAAATCCAGTTCTGGTGTTGCGGATTGCAAATGCCACTCCACTGCCGGCTGAATTGATGAAGCAAATAGATGCGCTACTGGATATGCAGGATGAAACCAGCATCATGCGTTATGACGATGCTAAGCGGGGTGTTTCTAAACGCGTATTGGTTGAAGATGGTCGGGTTGTCGGTGTTCGTTTGACGGGAGAAATTGCCGCGCGAGACTGGCTTAAGGAAATGATGGCTGAAGGCGTAGAGATAGCGCCGTTACGTAATTGGGTATTGGCACCATTATCTACGCCTCCTACAGGTAGCGGTAGCAGAGGACGTATTGTGTGTAATTGCCTCAATATTTCAGAATCGCAAATTGTAGCCGCGATTGCGGCAGGAGAAGATTTGCCAGCACTGCAAGCTGGTTTGAAATGTGGGACGGAATGTGGGTCTTGTGTACCCGAATTGAAACGTATGGTGCTACTAGGGAAGCAGGGGGCAGCATGAGTTATTCCGCCATTTTGAAAGAAATTGCACGAGGTGTACATGGCGCCCGCAATCTGAATGTGGATGAGGCTGCCCGGTTATACGGCGCCATGCTGGATGGCGGTGTGCCGGAAATGGAGTTGGGCGCAATTCTGATTGCTTTGCGCATGAAAGGTGAGTCCGAGGACGAGTTGCTGGGCTTCTATCAGGCGCTGGAATCACGTGTATATACGCTGGATACACCAGCAGCAGGTGTCCGGCCTATTGTGATTCCGACTTATAACGGTGCGCGACATCAGGCAAATCTGGTGCCTTTGTTGGCCTTGTTGCTAGTGAAGTTTGGCATACCGGTGCTGATACATGGCACGCTGGAAAGCCAGGGTAGAACCACGACAGCTTATATTTTGCGCGAGCTGGGCATATTGCCGAGCGGGAGTCTGGCGCAGGCGAATACGGCGTTAGCGAACGACAATATCGCGTTTGTGCCGACGGCAGTGTTGTCGCCAGGATTAGCGAATTTGCTGGCTTTGCGTAATCGTCTGGGCGTGCGTAACAGCGCACATAGCCTGGCAAAAATGATGAGTCCGTTTAGCGTAGATAGTTTACGTCTGGTGAGTGTGTCTCACCCGGACTATTTAATCAAAATGCAGGCGTTTTTTGAGACAACTGGATTGCGTGCATTGTTGTTGCGCGGCACCGAAGGTGAGGCATTTGCTAATCCTAAGCGCCGTCCTGATTTGCTGTATTGCGATGATGGCCAATCGAAACTGTTGTTTGAGGCAGAGGCCGGGCCGTTGAAAATAGTGCCGCATTTACCTAATGCCATAGATGCAGTGACGACGGCAGCCTGGATACAGGACGCAATGGCGGGGCGGCAGCCGATACCGCTGGCGATCATTAATCAGTTGGCATGCTGTTTGTACGGTACGGGTTACACCAGCGATATGAATCAGGCGAAAGCAATAGTGGCGATGGAAACTAACAGCCTGACCATGGCGTAAGGAGAGCAGCATGAACGGTAAAGTTTATTTGATTGGTGCCGGCCCTGGTGACCCTGAGCTGATAACGCTTAAGGCAGTACGTATATTGCAGACGGCAGATGTGGTACTGGTGGATGATCTGGTCAATCCAGTGTTACTGGAACATGCGCGGAAAGATGCGCGCATTATTTACGTGGGTAAGCGTGGTGGCTGTTTATCCACACCACAAGAATATATCCAGAAACAGATGATAGCTGAAGCACGCGCAGGTCTGATGGTGGCACGACTCAAGGGTGGCGATCCCTTCATGTTCGGGCGCGGTGGTGAGGAAATCGAGGCATTACGTGCTGCGGGAATTGCCGTAGAAGTCATCAGCGGTATTACTTCAGGTATTGCGGCACCTGCCAGTCTGGGTGTGCCAGTGACTCATCGTGATAGCGCGCCCGGTGTGACTTTTGTGACCGGGCATAGTCGTGATGGCAATAGTGTGAACTGGCAAGCACTGGCAGCGAGCAGAACGACGCTGGTGATTTATATGGGCGTGAAAAATTTGCCCGATATCGTGGCTGAATTACTGGCTGGCGGTATGCGTGCAGATATGCCTGCACTGGCGATACAGAGTGGCACGCTGGCAAACCAGCGTCAGGTTCAAGCGACTTTGCAAACCCTGCATGCAGCGATGCAGGCAGCTGATCTGGGTAGCCCGGCAATTATAGTATTAGGTGAAGTAGTGAAATTGGCTGACATCGCAGCGCAGGCTGCATGGGTGGCACAAGCAGCATAAGTAGTAAAACTTATCTCATCAGCACAAGTAAGCTGCAACGGCGCGGCTCCTTGATACTGTGGTGTTAATTACTAGTTGATAGTGATCTATCCGCAATCAGAAGGAGTATCCGCAATGAAAAAAATGAAATTGGTAATGGTCGGCAATGGCATGGCTGG encodes:
- the soxA gene encoding sulfur oxidation c-type cytochrome SoxA is translated as MKKTLLALVATTLTLGAVAANATPEQDKKNLVKYFTQKYPDIKLDQYVYGALAFDKDSMAQYNSIMDFPPFGTVVDQGQKMWETPFKNGKTYASCFPNGGKNVAGNYPYFDDKANKVVTFEMAINECRVSNGEEPFNLSDATTIGRLTAYARTLSDGMKMNIKVKGPKAEAAYEAGKSEFYTRHGQLGFSCASCHVYSAGSRLRSELLSPVVGQATHWPVFRGGDNLVTLQMRYVGCNKLVRATPFKEGSEEYNNLEYFHSYISNGLPMKASVFRK
- the soxZ gene encoding thiosulfate oxidation carrier complex protein SoxZ; this encodes MAEPMKIRATVTGDTADIKVLMNHPMETGQRKDPKTGQLIPAHFISEVTATLNGKTVMEAEWSGAISKNPYLGIKVKGAKAGDKVTVTWKDNTGESNTADATVS
- the soxY gene encoding thiosulfate oxidation carrier protein SoxY — protein: MNMLRRNILKGASAASTLAIAAGLFGSGNAFAAYNSAAFSAKSVADALKGMGATSPTESKDIAIKAPEIAENGAVVPVEVTSKIAGTTNIAILAEKNPNPLVADFKLENGAEPYVSVRIKMGQTAMIRAVVTAGGKSYTAAKEVKVTIGGCGG
- the soxX gene encoding sulfur oxidation c-type cytochrome SoxX, whose translation is MRSHATLSKLVVGLIGALGIVSIAAAADDAKPEMTGKQIAYDRSLGNCLACHAMPTQTDAISAGTIGPPLIAMAARYPDKAKLRAQIWNAMDANPQTVMPSIGKNKILTEDEINKVTDFIYGL
- a CDS encoding M48 family metalloprotease — its product is MKLITLILITCLYGQSVIASELPDLGDVSQSSFSASDEARVGSEIMREIRADPQYYDDAELTDYLNNLGDRLVAASAEPQRSFQFFVLKDNTLNAFALPGGYIGVHTGLIEATQNESELAGVLGHEIAHVTQHHMARMIESQSNGILPSLAVLAIAILAAKSNPQVAGGAIAATQAATIQKQLNFSRDNEREADRIGIQTMAAAGFDPHAMASFFERLQKYSRLYENNAPAYLQTHPLTTERIADMQNRAANFSNKPVADSLTFQLVRTKLRVLNLRPDLAVTEYQAAIKDQRYTSLAPVLYGLSFAQLQNRQFSDAETSYQQLKQMKLDSPIIDTLGADIKFKSGDIKTALLRYQQARAHYPNYRPLIYSYADALINAGLSNDAVKLLTDLIRIYPDDAKLYQLQARVYAQQNKDFLRHYAQGEFYAKSGNLTAAIEQLQIALKTKDGDFYQIAIADARLKQLIAQNKLIQMEKK
- the moaC gene encoding cyclic pyranopterin monophosphate synthase MoaC, with the translated sequence MQAFTHFDQQGHAQMVDVADKADTRRIAVARGRIVMQPATLLMIQQGSAKKGDVLGVARIAAIQAAKRTADLIPLCHPLALTRVNVEFAINQELCAIDAEVRVETVGKTGVEMEALTALNVGLLTIYDMCKAVDRGMRMDAIHLHEKLGGKSGHWLAE
- a CDS encoding glycine zipper 2TM domain-containing protein → MKKSVLITLLLGAVTNVAWADNQTSFNDRAQVISSTPVYQQVNDPRRECWTETVNANDGNNTAEHGYGGAILGGLVGGLLGNTVGGGNGRTAATAVGAVTGAMVGDKIGNQPVDNQPRQVEHCTNHDNYHQIISGYNVVYRYQDRTFNAVMPQDPGKFVNVNVNIGLADNQYDEHHEGHHHDRDANYNN
- a CDS encoding nitrate reductase, translating into MNTKPTTSQIASACPYCGVGCGVLITADGGHITGVRGDPDHPANFGRLCTKGATLNIASDQLGAARALYPVLRTDRDAERTRTTWDVALNHAANKFADVIQTYGADAVGIYISGQLSTEDYYVFNKLAKGLIATNNIDTNSRLCMSSAVSGYKATLGADAPPVCYEDIAHTQCLLIAGSNTAFAHPIIYRRIEDARKANPDLKVIVVDPRRTDTSREADLHLPILPGTDVALFNAMLHVMLWEDMVDPAYIAAHTNGFEELRATVREYSPESVAAVCGVPAADIITAARWFGKSPASLSMYCQGLNQSSHGTDKNAALINLHLATGQIGREGAGPFSLTGQPNAMGGREVGGMANLLSAHRDMANAEHRAEVAKLWGVDDVPATPGKSAMEMFEAAAAGEIKALWIICTNPAQSLPNQVMVRAALEKAEFVIVQEVNAYTETAAYADLLLPAAAWGEKECTVTNSERRITRLHAAISAPGECRPDWEIATDFAHRLGAKLGKSTANLFPYADVEAVFNEHRESTRGRDLDITGLTYALLDEQGPQQWPFPEGAIAGKVRLYVDGVYPTEDGRAKFANVRYLPTAEVIDARYPLHLNTGRLRDQWHGMSRTGMVARLYSHVESPVLSMHGDDMARRSLSTGDLVRVKSRRGELLIPVEMSDDMRIGQVYMPMHWGSRYMSGLGVNALTMDQRDPISKQPELKHAAVQVEKMALPWHMAVMRRDNAVARMLRIQPLLDQFGYASCGLYGRQNPVLVLRIANATPLPAELMKQIDALLDMQDETSIMRYDDAKRGVSKRVLVEDGRVVGVRLTGEIAARDWLKEMMAEGVEIAPLRNWVLAPLSTPPTGSGSRGRIVCNCLNISESQIVAAIAAGEDLPALQAGLKCGTECGSCVPELKRMVLLGKQGAA
- the ybiB gene encoding DNA-binding protein YbiB, encoding MSYSAILKEIARGVHGARNLNVDEAARLYGAMLDGGVPEMELGAILIALRMKGESEDELLGFYQALESRVYTLDTPAAGVRPIVIPTYNGARHQANLVPLLALLLVKFGIPVLIHGTLESQGRTTTAYILRELGILPSGSLAQANTALANDNIAFVPTAVLSPGLANLLALRNRLGVRNSAHSLAKMMSPFSVDSLRLVSVSHPDYLIKMQAFFETTGLRALLLRGTEGEAFANPKRRPDLLYCDDGQSKLLFEAEAGPLKIVPHLPNAIDAVTTAAWIQDAMAGRQPIPLAIINQLACCLYGTGYTSDMNQAKAIVAMETNSLTMA
- the cobA gene encoding uroporphyrinogen-III C-methyltransferase, which translates into the protein MNGKVYLIGAGPGDPELITLKAVRILQTADVVLVDDLVNPVLLEHARKDARIIYVGKRGGCLSTPQEYIQKQMIAEARAGLMVARLKGGDPFMFGRGGEEIEALRAAGIAVEVISGITSGIAAPASLGVPVTHRDSAPGVTFVTGHSRDGNSVNWQALAASRTTLVIYMGVKNLPDIVAELLAGGMRADMPALAIQSGTLANQRQVQATLQTLHAAMQAADLGSPAIIVLGEVVKLADIAAQAAWVAQAA